GCGGTTTTTTCCTACCCTGGGCCCCCTCCTCATTCTGCTCTCCTGGCTACAGGTGAGCCCCGCGCAGGATCGGGAACGCCTCGGTTGGGAGGAGGTCTTTGCCGAGATGAAGCCTTTCTCTGGCCCGTCTGTGCCGGGCGTGGACACTTCCACGCTGCATGGGAAGGTGGTGACCGGATACCAAGGTTGGTTTGGCACGCCTGAGGACGGGTATTCCCGTGGCTGGGTGCACTATGGCCGCCAGGGACGTTTTTCGCCTAGTCGACTCACCATTGACTACTGGCCCCACACCGAAGAAATGGATCCGGAGGCCTTGGCCAGGACTCGCTTTGTGAAGGCGGATGGCAGCCCTGCCTACGCCTTCTCCAGCGCGCATCCCGATGTGGCCATGACCCACTTTCGCTGGATGAAGGAATATGGCATCGAGGCGGCTTTCCTCCAGCGCTTTGCCACCAATGTCCGCTGGCCGAGCGGGATGCGGCGCAACAACCGGGTTCTCGACAATGTCCGGGCGGCCGCCAACGCCCACGGCCGAGCCTACGTCGTGATGTATGACCTCAGCAGTCTGCCCCGTGGAGGAACCGCAGAGGTGAAGAAGGATTGGAAGCGCTTGGTAGATCACATGCAGCTTACCCGTGATCCCAAAGACCAAGCCTATCTCTCGCACAAGGGCAAGCCGCTCATCGCTCTCTGGGGGGTGGGCTTCCACCCGGACGAAGGGAAAAGGAATTACACCCTTGAGGAGACGGCGGACCTCATTCGCTTTTTCCGCGACGATGCGGACTACGGAAATCTCAGCATCATGCTGGGCGTGCCCACTGGCTGGAGGACTCTCGACCGGGACGCGGACCCCAGCAGCCAAGTCCACGATCTCATTCGCATGGCTGATGTAGTGAGCCCTTGGACGCCGGGGCGCTATCGCTCGATCGAAGAAGCTGAACAACATGCGCAGCACTCCTGGCTACCGGATCTCGCGTGGTGCCAACAAGAAGGCCTCGATTACCTGCCGGTGGTCTTCCCAGGCTTTTCTTGGGGCAATCTTTACCCCGGGGAGGAATTCAATGCCATTCCTCGACAAGGCGGGCACTTTCTCTGGGCCCAATACCGACTCCTCATCAACGGCGGCTGCCGCATGATCTACCAAGCCATGTTTGATGAAATCGATGAAGGAACCCAAATCCTCAAGGTCGATGCCCACCCGCCAGTCGCTCCAGGCCTCACCCTCCTCTCCTACGATCCTTTGCCCGATGACCATTATCTCTGGTTGGTCGGCCAAGCGCAGGATTACCTCGCTTCCAAGAAGCCAGCTCCGCTCGAGCTGCCTCGAAGAGAAGGCCATCTTTATCCCGAAAAGAAAGAGGCGGCTTACAAAGAAGCGGGCAGATAGCGATAGGCGGAGCCCTCCTGCAAGATCCGTCCAAGGCCGGGAAAGTGAAGATGGGTTCCGGCCACCAGGGTCTTCTCCGCAGCCAACTCTTCGAAAAAGGCTTTCCGGGTGGCGGCTGCCTGGGCCGGGTCGGTGTCGAAGGCAAAGCCTGTCTCGGGAAGGGCGGTGTGGACCTCGGCATTGTGCAAAAGGTCCGCGATCATCATGAGCTGCTGCTCCCCGCCATCGATCCTCAAAACGCTGTGCCCAGGAGTGTGACCCGGGGCGGCTCGCAGGGTGAGGCCAGAAGCAATCTCTTTCCCGGGAGCCACCTGCGTGACTTGATCGCCATAGAGGGCCAAGGCTTGGCTCGCGAATTGGAACATGCCCTTGGCCGCCTCGTCGGCTTGGGCCATCTGGCCTTCATCCGTCCAAAACTTGGCTTCGGTCTCATTCAAAACGATCTCGGCCTTGGAAAAAACTTTTTGGCCCTCCGCCGTCAAGAGGCCTCCGATGTGATCGGGGTGCGCGTGCGTGATGACCACCATATCGATCTCCTCGGGCGAGACGCCGACCGCCAAAAGGCCGGCCAGAGTGTGGCCAAAGCCTGGGCCAAAGGCGTCGATGGCCCCCATCCCGGTGTCGATGAGAATGGTCTGGTCCGCCGACTGCAGAAGAAAGGAACAAATGGGTGCGGCGATGGCTTGTCCGTCGATCCCACTGGCCGCGAGCAGTTCATCGATTTGGGCGTCCTCGCTCAAAAAGAAGTCCCGGCCCATCGAGAGCATGCCATCCAGCAAAGCCGTGAGGCGATACTTGCCAAAACGCGCGCTCAAAACCCCCGCAGGGATGGCGGAGGAAACCGCCTGCGAGGCCTGCCCTGAGGCCCGCGGCACCGCGCCGAGAGAGGCCGTTGCCAACAAAAGGCCGCCAAACCGGCGGCGCGAAACTCCAGAGGGATCGGGCGATGTCATCTAGACCCCTACACCCAAAGATCGAGAGAGCCCATGAAATTTGCCCTGCCAGCAGCCCCGACCCAGCGCCTGGCGAAGCCGCTCTTCGAGGAAGCGACCTCCTTTTGCTGACTCCACCTCTTTTCCAAACTTCCCCTCCACCATTGGATCTGGTCGCCGAAATCCGCCGGGCTACCCGCCTTTCCCGTCCGTCCGGCCTGGGTAGGAGAGAAAGAGGGCGGTTCAAAAAAAGAGAAGCGTGGCCACGATCACCAGGAGGCCATAAAGAAACATCGGAATCATATTCAGCCGAAGAATGCGGCCCTCTTCCTGGCTGATGCCCAGGATGGAGCAAATGGCCACAATGTTGTTGATGCAGACCATATTGCCCATGGAGGCGCCCACGGATTGGAGCGCCAAGACGGTCGAAGCAGAGAGATGAAGCGTCTCCGCCACCGAATACTGGATGCTGCCAAAAGTGAGATTGGAAATGGTAGCCGAGCCGGAGAAGAAGGAACCGATCGCGCCCAGAAAGGGAGCCAGCAGGGGCCACTGCTCCCCGGTGGCGGCGGCCAGGGAGCTGCCGATGATTTCGGCACTGGAGCGCTCTCCCCCCATCATGACCAAGCGCACATACACGAGCGCTCCCAGGAGGGCCAAGGTGGGCTTGGCCATCGTCTGGCCGACCTCCCCGAGCGCTCCCCGCAGAGTGCTCCCGGAGGTGCGGTAGAGCGCAAAGGTCACCAAAGAGATCAGGAAAAAGGGGATCAAGGCCGGGACGTAGAGAATCTGATAAGACCAGGAAACAGGGGTCGCAAAAATCTCCTCCAGAGAGACCACCAGAGAAGCGCTAAGCGAGAACTGCCCCCACCAACCCCAGCTCGCGGAGAGGCCGCCGGCCGTCGAGGTCAAAAGGGGCTTCAGGCCGAGGTCCGGGATGCGCGTCAGAAGAAGGAGCAAGACCGTGCCCCAGAGGGGAAAAAAGGCTTTCACCAGCCCGCCTGTGACCGGCGATTCGGCTTCCGGCGTCGGAGCGGCGGCTCTTGGAGCTTCTTTCTGATCGAGACCGAGACCTCGGGAGGCCAAGGCGATCGAAAGAAGAAAGCCCATTCCCCCCGCCACCAAAGCGGGGAACTCGTAGCTGAAAAACCCCAGGGCGATGTAGGGAACCACGCAGGCGGCCACGCTCAGATAAATGTAAAGCCAGTTGGCGCGCGCCCGCTTCCAACCCACGGCCGTGGCGACCGCGAAAAAAGGAATGAACAAGGCCGCCGCGCCATGCAGCAGGACCGACTTGATGCCCACCTCTCGCAAAAGGGCCGCCCTCGCGCTCGGATCGAGTGCTTCCAAAACCGGGGCGAAGCCATACCAAGTCGGCGTGCCCACCGCCCCGAAGGAGACCGGGACCGAATTCATCACCAGGCAAAAGACCGCCACTCGGAAAGCCGGCAGCCCGAGTCCGACCAAGATAGGCCCGGCCAACGCGGCCGGCGTGCCAAAGCCGCTCGCGCCCTCGATCAAAAAGGAAAAGGCCCAGCCCACGATCATCAACTGCGCCACCCGATTGGTCGTGATGGAGTTGAGCCAGGTCCGAATCCGCCCCATCGCTCCGGTGGCTTCCATTGAGCGAAAAAGCAAAATGGCCCCCGCAATGATGGAAATGGGGATGAGGGCCGAGAGCAAGCCTTGCAGGACCGTGGCGTGGATCAGCACCGGGGCGTCCCGAAAATAAAGGAGCCGCACCAGATACATCACCAGCGCGACCAAGGGCAAGGCCCGCTGCGAGGGCATGGCGGAGGGTTTTGCCATCAAGTAGATCAGCAAAACGACCGGGAAGGTAGCCAAGACCAAATCCATGCCGCGTCACTCTACTCCCGGCCTCTCTGAGAACGAGCGCTAAATCTCCCCTCTCACTTCGCCAGGAAAGCCGAAGCCATCGTGGCTCGCCCACCAGGCCCTCGCGTCCCGGCCAAGGAAGATGATAGATACCGGCACCCTCGAACGATTCCTCTACCACCAACCCGCCCGCGCTTCTCCCCCTTTCTTAGCCCATGCGCCTCTCCACCACTCTTCTCTGGCTGGTCGCCTGGGTCAGCCTGGCCCTGTCTTCGATCGCTTCCGCCCAGCCAGACGCGCGGCCCAACGTTCTTTTCATCGCCATCGATGACCTCCGCAACCAACTCGGCTGCTACGGGGACTCCCGCATGGTCACCCCGCATATCGATCGCCTCGCGGAAAAGGGAGTCTTGTTTCAGCAACACTATGTCTCGCAGCCCATCTGCGTGGCCTCGCGCGCCGCTCTCCTCACGAGCCTCCGGGCCGAGCGGACCCAAGGGAACTCCGGTTGGGCCAAGGTGCCCGGGGTGCAAACCATCGGAAGAACCTTTGGAGACTCGGGCTACTTCACGGCTGCCCTCGGGAAGATCTGGCACTTGGCGGGCGGGCGCTTCAAAAAAGAGGTCTTGGATCGCTTCGATGTGGAGTGGACCCGGCCCTTGGCATCACGTTATGGCGACCCCCAGTTGTCCGCCATCTGGGAAAGCGAAAACCAAAACACCAAGCAGAAAAAGGGCAAACTGCCCGCGGCCGAGAAACCTCTCGACCTGCCGGATGAAGCCTACGGCGATGGCCTGCTGGCCCAGGAGAGCATCGCCGTCCTGAACCAAGCAGCCGATTCCGGCAAGCCCTTCCTCCTCATGGTGGGCTTCTACAAACCCCATCTGCCTTTCAATGCGCCCAAAAAATACTGGGACCTCTATGACCCGAATGATCTCCCCGGGACGCCCGACTTGGAGACCCTGCCCGAAGACGCCTCCTCCTTCCAATTGCGCAAAAAGCACGATCTCTGGGGCTACCAGGAAGGCTTCACCTTCAAGAACCCCCCCGCAGGCGAAGCCGCCCGGGATCTCCGCCACGGCTACGCCGCCTGCATCAGCTTTGTGGACGCCCAAGTGGGCAAAGTCCTGGCCGAACTCGATCGGCTGGCTCTCACGGACAACACCATCGTGGTCCTCTGGTCTGACCATGGCTACCAACTGGGGCACCTGGGAAGCTGGACCAAGCTCACCAACTTTGAAATGACGGCCGGCTCCCCGCTCATCATCTCCGCCCCAGGCTTCGCGCGGGGGAGCCGGACCAAGAAGATCGTCGAATCAGTTGACCTCTTCCCCACCCTCGTCGACCTCTGCGGGCTCGACGAATTGGAAATCACCGACGGCGTCACGCTCCGGCCCTTACTCGAAGATCCCCAATCGCGGGAGTGGACCGAACCGGCCTTCCACGCCGTCAATCGTGGCGGAAAAGTCGGTCATGCCGTGCGCGATGCGCGTTATCGCTACATCGAATGGCGCTCAGGCTGGGGCCAGGAAGGCAAGGTGCTGGAAGTGGAGCTTTACGATTTTCAGAAATTCCCTGAAGAGCGGGTTAATGTGGCCGCCAACCCGGAATACCAAGGCGAGCGCGAACGCCTCGCCCAGCTCCTCTGGACATGGGAATGATCCCAGCCTTTCTTGCCATAGCCCACCCTCCCACTCTGACCCCACCTATGAAACCCTACCTCCCCCTACTCCTCGCCCTGAGCTGCCTAGGCCTTAGCTCGGCTGCCGCAGCCAACCGCCCCAACGTCCTCTTTCTCGCGGTCGATGACCTCCGGTCCCAACTCGGCTGCTACGGCGACACCGACATGGTCACCCCGCACATCGACGCCCTGGCGGCCGAAGGAGTGCTCTTCCGCCACCACTACGTCTCCCACCCCATCTGCATCCCCTCCCGGGCCGCCCTCCTGACCAGCTTGCGTTCCGAGCGGACCCAGCAGGTCTACGGGCCCGCCAAGTGGGTCGCGTTCGATGGCGTGCAAACCCTCGGCCGGACCTTCGGCGAGGCGGGCTACGCCACCGCCTCCTTGGGCAAAGTCTGGCACACCGCGGGCAAGGTCGACCCCGCTCTCCAAGACCGCTTTGATTTCACCTGGAAGCGACCGGATGGGACCATCTACGCCGATCCCGAATACTCCAAACTTCGCCAAACCCTCGACTATGGAGACAAGCAGGGCATGCGGCGGATCAAAGCCCAGCTCCCAGCCGCCGAGGGCCCGCTCGACGTGCCGGACGAAGCCTATGGAGATGGGCTCATGGTGGGCGAAGCCATCGGTTTCATCCGCAAGTCTCTCCAGGCCAAAAAACCCTTCATGGCAGTGGTCGGCTTCCAAAAACCCCACCTCCCCTTCAATGCGCCCAAAAAATACTGGGACCTCTACGACGCGGACCATCCCCCCGGCACCCCCACTCTCGAGACCCTCCCCGAAGCGGGTGCCTCCTACCAGATCCGGACCAACCACGAACTCTGGCGCTACGCTGAAGGCTTCAGACTTCAGAACCCCCCGCAAGGCGCGGCCGCCAACCGCCTGCGCCAGGCCTACGCCGCCTGCATCAGCTACGTCGACGCGCAGATTGGCAAACTCCTGGCCGAGCTGGATCGTCTCGACCTGCGCGATGACACCATCATCGTCTTCTGGAGCGACCACGGCTTCCAACTCGGTCACCTCGGCAGTTGGACCAAATGCACCAACATGGAAATGACCGCCGGATCGCCCCTCATCATCTCCGCTCCCGGATTCGCCCGCGGAGCTGTCACCACGCGGGTGGTCGAATCGGTCGATCTCTTCCCGACCTTGGTGGACCTCTGCGGACTGCCGCCTCTGGAAATCACCGATGGCATCAGCTTGCGCCCCCTCCTGCGCGACCCCATGAGCCGGGCCTGGACCTACCCCGGCTACCACATCGTGCGGCGGGGCGGCCCGCCTCTGGGTCGGGCCGTCCGGGACGAGCGCTTTCGCTACATCGAGTGGCGCAAGGACTGGAGCGAGGACAGCAAGGTCCTGGCAGTCGAACTCTACGACTACCAAAAACACCCCGAAGAGCGCATCAATGTGGCGGACAACCCCGAGTATGCCGACGAGCGGGAGCGCCTAGCCGAACTCCTTTGGCAATGGGACGCCAAGGCCAACGCCTCCGCCTCCCTCTGACTCTCCCTCCCCCCTTTTTTGCCGAAACCAGCCCGATGAACCCTCTCGCCCGCCTGCCCCACGCCCGCTCCCTCGCCACCCTGGGGATGGCCCTCAGCCTGGGCCTCTCGGCACCTCTGGCAACTCGGGCCCCGGCCTCGCCTCTCTCTGACCCCGAGGCCACGCCGGAAACCATCCGCCTCTACCAAAACCTCAAGCTGGCGGCCAAGCACCGGCTGCTCTACGGCCAAATGCGCGCCTTCAGCCGGGGGAAACACACCCCGAGCGAGAAAGAACGGCAGGAAAACCCCCTCGAGCTGGCTTCGGACAGCCTGGCGCTGGTCGGCAAAAACCCCGCCCTGGTCGAATTCGGGCTCCATCTTTACGAGGACTATGAATTCTGGCAGACCATCGCGCCCGAACTCCATCGGCGGGGCATCCTGATCAGCCTCAGCTCGCACTCCCGGAATCCCGACCTAGCCGTCCCCCACAACAACTCTCACAAAAGCAACGAAGGCGACCCCGTCACCAAAGTCCTCGACCGGGAGAGCCCGGACCACCGAGCCTACATGAAAGTCCTCCGCCGCTACGGAGAATTCATCCGCGGACTCCGGGATGAAAACGGCCGTCCCATCCCCGTTCTCCTGCGGCTCTACCACGAACACACCGGCAACTGGTTCTGGTGGGGCACCAAAACCTGCACCCCGCAACAATACAACGAACTCTGGAGGATGACGATCGACTTCCTGCGGGACGAAATGGACCTTCACCATCTCATCCTCGTGATTTCCCCGAGCAAACCGGACAGCGAGGAAAAATTCCTCCGTCGATTTCCCGGCCAAGACTACATCGATGTCTACGGCTTCGATAGCTACGCCTACGAGGACGGACCCCAAATCCTGCTGACCTGCGCGCGGGTCGTGGTGAACCTCGCGCGCCAACACGGCAAAGTCGCCGCCATCACCGAATTCGGCTACAAAAACGGCCTCACCGAAGAGACAGCCGCCGATCACTACAGTCGGATGTTCCTGGACAATCTCAAGAACGACCCCGTGGCCCACGAAGTGGCCTACGCCCTGACCTGGTTCGGAAATGGCAGCCAGCGCAGCAGCAGCAACTGGAGCCCCTACCAGGACGAGCCCTCCACCCGACACCTCCATCCGGACTTCCTCAAGTTCTCTCAAGACACTTGGACCGCGTTTGAAGGGGACCTGCCGAACCTCTACACGTTCCAGAGAGAGCAACCTTGAAGCGCTCCCTTCACGGAGGCCCCCCCGTCATCCCAGGAAAGCGCCTGCGCTGGCTCGCTTGCGTGGGCTGGCTCCTCTTGGGGCCGGGAGGCAGCCTGGTCTCGGGCGAAAGCATCGCGGTTCTCCTGGACCAACAGCGGCGGGCGCTCGGGCTGACGGGCAACCTGGGGAGAGATTTTGTCTCCGCCCTCCAGGAGGGACGGGAAACCCCCATTCCAGACTTTTCCTACGTCGGCTACCACTTGGGCGAAAAAGCCGTGCCGGAGGAAGGCGCCTTCGAAGTCAACCGGCGCTTTCCGGTCACCGACTTTGGGGCCCGGCCCAACGATGGCCAGGACGACCAAGCCGGCGTGCAAGCGGCCATCGACGCGGCCACCGCCCACGGGGGCGGCGTCGTCTTCTTCCCGCCCGGCGTCTTTCACTTCCGCACCGACCCACTCGCTCCCCGCGAACCACTCCGGGTCCGTCACTCCCACATCGTCTTGAAAGGCTCCGGCGTCGGACCCGCCGGCACCATCCTCCACCTCGTGCATGACAACTGGGACGGACCCAGCCAGGCCAACCGGACCGCCCAAAATGGCAGCCCCTACTACGGCATGCTTCAAAACGAAGGGGAGCCCTTCCTGCACTTTTTGGGCGACCCCACCTCCGGCCCTTCCTTCGGGAAATTGGCTGCACCCGCTCTCCGTCCTACTCGAGAGTTGATCTTCGAAGACGTGGACGGGCTTCAGGCCGGGGACTTTGTGGCGATCCAGTATGAGACCGACGCCCCCTCCGCCCGCGACTACCTCATCTACGGCCTGCCCACCCAGCCGGAGTGGGGCCTCAGCCAGAAGGCCACCCTCCGGGAATTTCACGAAGTGGAATCGGTCGAAGGCACCCGCGTCACCCTTCGCTCGGGCCTCTTCACCAGCCTTCAGCCGGAATGGGGCGTGCGCCTGCGGAAAGGGGCGCATCTGCGCGAGTGCGGCGTGGAAGACCTCACCTTCCTGGGAGCTTGGGTCGGGCAGTTTTCTCACCACCGCAGCATGATGGACAACACGGGATGGCGTTTCGTCGTCGCCTCCGGGGTGCGGGATTTCTGGATGCGCCGCGTCCATGCCATCAATGGAACCGCGCTTCTCCTGGCCGAGCACTCCGCCCGCCTCTCTCTCTACCAACTCCGCCACTTTGGGTCGGTGGCCCACAATGGCCCCAAGGCGGGGCGTTCGACCGGGACCTTCATCGGGCATTTCTTCGACGAGAGTGACGGGCTGCTCCACCCGCTAGGCGCAGGCTATCACCACGTGGGGCTGGTGCTCTGGCGCAGCCGCCTCCATCCGGAGAGGGGCTTCGACTTCCACGGGAAATACTCCGTGGCCTCCCTCATGGACCGGATCGAGGGAGGAGGTCTCTTCGACTCGGGAGGCCCCAGCAATGCCTTCCCCCATCACGGGCGGGACATGGTCTTCTGGAATTTCTTCTTCAGTCCCGAGTATGAAAAACGCCCAAAGGAAAACTCGCTCTGGGGCCCCCGCCCCTCCTTTGCGGCCCCCTTTGTGGTCGGGCTCCACGGGCAAGACATCCCTCTCAGCCCGGAGATGACCATGACCAATGAAGGGCAGGGGCAACGGGTGGCCCCGGAATCGCTCTACGAAGCGCAACTGGCCTATCGCCTCCAGCGGACCCCGGCCTGGCTCGAGACCCTCAAGCGACAAAAAACCGCCTTCCTGGCCGCGGCCCCCATTCCCTTCTTCCGCAGCGGCCAGGATCGCCGCAACCCCCATCGCTTCGTCCAGTCCTTCCCCTTGCGCCACCTGGCCTGGCAGGTGGCTGGCCTCTCGGGCTTGCGGGGCGGTAATCTCGTGCAGCTAAAGGGGGAGGAGCCAGCCGCCGACCTGCGGGCGGAAACCGATTTCGTCATGCTCCGCCAACTGCTCTGGTGTTTGGGCCACTACGCTGAAGGGTTCACTTTGCGCAAAGAAGACCCCCGCCAGACCTCCTCGGGCAACGAAATCTCCTTCGAGCGAGACGAAGCCCGCCGACTGACGCGGGTCACCCTCCATCTGGCCCAGCCCGCCCCCACGGGCTTTCTCAAAAAAGCCGCGTCTCGCCAGACTCTCGCTTGGAAGGAATTCCAATCGGCTGAAAACCTGGCGGCCGCCCTCGAAGCGCGCCTCGATTACCAGGAAGGCGAGGACACCATCCGGATCACCGTTCCCGATCTACCCCGGCTCTAATACCAAGCTGCAGAATTGGCTGGTAGAATGGCCGAGTGGATTTCGGGCCAGACCAAGACGCGACGAGGGCGCGGTGCAGGCACCGTAACCGAGGAGCAACGCTGGGCTGGCTCGAAAGACACCGGCTCTTCCTTCCCCGCGCTTCAGCGCCTCTTCCCCACAACACCTCCCCTCCATTCTTCCAGTGAATTCTGGAGCTTGGTATTATACCAAGCAGCCCTCAAGAAGAAGATCGAAGACAGGTGGCCGCTTCGTAGACTCTTCAGGCCCATGTCTTCCCCTCCCTCCCTTTGGTCCGGCTGCGGCGGCCACAAGTTTTGGCTCGCGACCAGTCTCGCCCTCTCGGCGGGCTTGCTGGGACTCGGCTTGGCCGGGTTGGAGAGCCCTGCGGATCCCGGGGGATGGGTCCGGTTTCTCGGTCGATTTCACCCCGTCATCCTGCACCTGCCCATCGGGGCGCTCCTGCTCTTGGCGCTCTGGGAGGCCTGTCTCTGGTGGCGGGGGGCCAGCATTCCCGGGCTGGTGCCCGTGCTCTTCGCGGCCGTCTCGGCCAGCCTGGCGGCTTGGCTCGGATGGCTCTTGGGCAAGACAGGGAACTATGACACGGCCCTCCTGGATCGCCATCTTTGGGGCGGCATCCTGACAGCCATTCTCTCGATCTGGGTGGCGCTGGCCAAATTTTGGTGGGAAGCGCGCCCGACCCGCAGCCGCCAACGGCTCTACCGCGGCTTGCTCGCGAGCACTTGTCTGGTGATGCTCTGGGCCAGCCACGACGGGGGCTCCCTCACCCACGGCAAGGGCTTTCTCACCGACCACGCCCCCCCTTGGCTGCGGGCGGCCTTGCTTTTGCCCGAGCGGGAAGAGCCGGTCGAAAAGGAGCCGAGCGAGAGCGCGGACCCGGTGGTCTTTGCCGAGCTGGTTTTCCCGATTTTTGAGGCCAAATGCCTCTCCTGCCACAACCAGGAAAAACAGGAAGGGGACCTCCGGATGGACACCTTCGCGGCCCTGGTCCGCGGGGGCGACCTCGGGCCCTCCGTGGTGCCGGGTGACGTGGAGCGGAGCGAGTTTCTCTACCGCATCCATCTTCCGCTGGAGGACGAGTGGCACATGCCTCCCGATGGCAAGCTCCAGGTCACCGCCGAGGAACTCCTCGTGATGGAATGGTGGGTGGAGCAAGGCGCCTCCGAGCACGCCACCCGGAGCCAGTTGGCCAGCACCGCGGAGGTCGACCAAGCGATCGCCTCCCTCAAAAATCCCCCGTGACCAGGGCGAGGTGCCTGAGCCCCCCTTCGGTCAGGCCCACCTGGTGGCCGCTCCCGCTCAGGCGGCCGACCGTGTTCCAACTGTGGGGATGGGCCGAGTACTCCACCCAAGTGAGAGTGGGCTGGCTGACCTTTCGCTGGCTGGGCTCAATCTTGACCGGAAAGCCCGCCCCCGTGAAGGAGATTTCCCAGGAAGAGTGACTTCCAAAGCGGGCGCTCTGCCCTTCCCCTAGCCATGGGTAGCGGGCCAGCAGAGACAGCTTCCCGTTCTTGGGCACCGCCACCCGGTAGTAGGGCTCCATTTCCCGTCGAATGAAGCGCACCAAATCGAGGTCGGCCTCCCGGCGATGTTCCAAGTAAAGCTTCGCCAAGTCGAGACCGCTCAGATTCAGGCCATTGTAATTGCCGTGGTAATTCGTGCCGGAGGCATATTCATCGTGCCACTTTTGGAAGTCATCCGAGTAGCGCAGATTGAGCTCCAGATGGACGTGGGCCCGGGTCCGGTCGAGGCCCCGCCCCGTCCAACCCATCAGCCCCAGCCCCTTCCCAGCTGGGACGCGCTGACCCCGCTTCACCGTGATGGTTCGCAGATGGGCGTAGAGGCTGTAAAAGGGGCCTTGTCCCCAGTCGTGCTCCAGGACCACGTAGAGCCCGTAGTTGCTGCGCCCGCTCACGGTATTGGTGTGCACGACCTGGCCGGAGGCGATGGCCCGGACCACGTCTTGGGGCGCGCCGCTGGCATCGCGCGCCACCGGCTTGATGTCGAGGCCTTCGTGAAAGCGCGCGTAGACGATGCTGCCATCGGCCGCTCGCTTGGCGTTGCGGGAAAAGCCATACTGGCCCCCCCGCCATTCGTTCCAACTGCGGCCCTCGAAGTTCCGGTGGGTGTATTGGTAAAAGCGCGAGGGGTCCTGGCTGAAAATCGCCTGGTTCTCCGTTGGCAAGCGGAGCCCGAGGGGCTGCCCGGAGGCCATCCCCAGCAGCCCCACCGCGCAAAAGACCCGCAGAAACATC
This sequence is a window from Verrucomicrobiota bacterium. Protein-coding genes within it:
- a CDS encoding c-type cytochrome domain-containing protein, which produces MSSPPSLWSGCGGHKFWLATSLALSAGLLGLGLAGLESPADPGGWVRFLGRFHPVILHLPIGALLLLALWEACLWWRGASIPGLVPVLFAAVSASLAAWLGWLLGKTGNYDTALLDRHLWGGILTAILSIWVALAKFWWEARPTRSRQRLYRGLLASTCLVMLWASHDGGSLTHGKGFLTDHAPPWLRAALLLPEREEPVEKEPSESADPVVFAELVFPIFEAKCLSCHNQEKQEGDLRMDTFAALVRGGDLGPSVVPGDVERSEFLYRIHLPLEDEWHMPPDGKLQVTAEELLVMEWWVEQGASEHATRSQLASTAEVDQAIASLKNPP
- a CDS encoding M23 family metallopeptidase encodes the protein MFLRVFCAVGLLGMASGQPLGLRLPTENQAIFSQDPSRFYQYTHRNFEGRSWNEWRGGQYGFSRNAKRAADGSIVYARFHEGLDIKPVARDASGAPQDVVRAIASGQVVHTNTVSGRSNYGLYVVLEHDWGQGPFYSLYAHLRTITVKRGQRVPAGKGLGLMGWTGRGLDRTRAHVHLELNLRYSDDFQKWHDEYASGTNYHGNYNGLNLSGLDLAKLYLEHRREADLDLVRFIRREMEPYYRVAVPKNGKLSLLARYPWLGEGQSARFGSHSSWEISFTGAGFPVKIEPSQRKVSQPTLTWVEYSAHPHSWNTVGRLSGSGHQVGLTEGGLRHLALVTGDF
- a CDS encoding DUF4955 domain-containing protein, encoding MKRSLHGGPPVIPGKRLRWLACVGWLLLGPGGSLVSGESIAVLLDQQRRALGLTGNLGRDFVSALQEGRETPIPDFSYVGYHLGEKAVPEEGAFEVNRRFPVTDFGARPNDGQDDQAGVQAAIDAATAHGGGVVFFPPGVFHFRTDPLAPREPLRVRHSHIVLKGSGVGPAGTILHLVHDNWDGPSQANRTAQNGSPYYGMLQNEGEPFLHFLGDPTSGPSFGKLAAPALRPTRELIFEDVDGLQAGDFVAIQYETDAPSARDYLIYGLPTQPEWGLSQKATLREFHEVESVEGTRVTLRSGLFTSLQPEWGVRLRKGAHLRECGVEDLTFLGAWVGQFSHHRSMMDNTGWRFVVASGVRDFWMRRVHAINGTALLLAEHSARLSLYQLRHFGSVAHNGPKAGRSTGTFIGHFFDESDGLLHPLGAGYHHVGLVLWRSRLHPERGFDFHGKYSVASLMDRIEGGGLFDSGGPSNAFPHHGRDMVFWNFFFSPEYEKRPKENSLWGPRPSFAAPFVVGLHGQDIPLSPEMTMTNEGQGQRVAPESLYEAQLAYRLQRTPAWLETLKRQKTAFLAAAPIPFFRSGQDRRNPHRFVQSFPLRHLAWQVAGLSGLRGGNLVQLKGEEPAADLRAETDFVMLRQLLWCLGHYAEGFTLRKEDPRQTSSGNEISFERDEARRLTRVTLHLAQPAPTGFLKKAASRQTLAWKEFQSAENLAAALEARLDYQEGEDTIRITVPDLPRL